Genomic segment of Thermodesulfobacteriota bacterium:
ACGACCTATATCGTTATAACCCACGATATCCATTTGACGTACAAGATAGCCGATAAAGTGGCCATGCTACACCAGGGAAAGATAATCGCAACGGGGACCGTGGACGAGATAAAACAGGACCCTAACCCGGTCCTCAGGCAATTCCTCG
This window contains:
- a CDS encoding ABC transporter ATP-binding protein, which translates into the protein TTYIVITHDIHLTYKIADKVAMLHQGKIIATGTVDEIKQDPNPVLRQFLEGKAEGPIKVY